The Xanthomonas sp. CFBP 8443 genome has a window encoding:
- a CDS encoding ShlB/FhaC/HecB family hemolysin secretion/activation protein gives MTCLAAAVSAWLAAAPVHAQAPPAEADAGVAAAGANATLPPLKERDNEAVTLQVRGFRVRDVGEHPREGITPATVQALADAQFQTLAQGQPAVALRFDQLQGVADAITRAYRLSGFIVSTAYLPAQTPGPEQLVEIRVLEGRIGDVEVKGASRYRTGTLAAPLRQLQGRPLRKQDVDGALLYVRDLPGVSVSSVLQPGKREGETDVLLVASEAPRPYTVSLGGNNYGTELTGRYRAQLGLAWNSPLGLGDVLSANYAYSLDPRQSQIGALSYALPVPAVPGLGGVIGASRSELEVRNGVFAALGLKGPTSVVYAGSDWKFVNRENLQWQASLRYLREQSQLSAAGIRLSDQKFDVVELGTALRRTDLRWRGIDLLQLSLRQSLKDRSATPDLVSPQHDSHFTIARLGYTRMQYLSRTQRLYLKLNGQYSDNALTPMEQFAVGGPDSVRAYPVSDALGDRGYYTALEYHVDAPGFADAASPFNGRPWREVLELDVFADHARVYPAGGNRALVAAVETFDGVGAGLTLRVPQFKSFELRLSAAKPTGGRDASDGRDVRFYSRFGFTF, from the coding sequence ATGACGTGTCTGGCCGCGGCCGTGTCCGCGTGGCTTGCTGCTGCTCCGGTGCACGCGCAGGCCCCGCCTGCCGAGGCCGATGCCGGCGTGGCCGCCGCGGGCGCCAACGCCACGCTGCCGCCGCTGAAGGAGCGCGACAACGAAGCGGTGACCCTGCAAGTGCGCGGCTTCCGCGTGCGCGACGTCGGCGAGCACCCGCGCGAGGGCATCACCCCGGCCACGGTGCAGGCGCTCGCCGACGCGCAATTCCAGACATTGGCGCAGGGCCAGCCCGCCGTGGCGTTGCGCTTCGACCAGTTGCAGGGAGTCGCCGACGCCATCACCCGCGCCTACCGCCTGTCCGGTTTCATCGTCAGCACCGCCTACCTGCCGGCGCAGACGCCGGGGCCGGAGCAGCTGGTCGAGATCCGCGTGCTCGAAGGCCGCATCGGCGACGTCGAGGTCAAGGGCGCATCGCGCTATCGCACCGGCACCCTGGCGGCGCCATTGCGGCAATTGCAGGGGCGGCCGCTGCGCAAGCAGGACGTGGACGGCGCGTTGCTGTACGTGCGCGACCTGCCGGGCGTGTCGGTGTCCTCGGTGCTGCAGCCGGGCAAGCGCGAGGGCGAGACGGACGTGCTGTTGGTCGCCAGCGAAGCGCCGCGCCCGTACACGGTCAGCCTGGGCGGCAACAACTACGGCACCGAGCTGACCGGCCGCTATCGCGCCCAGCTCGGCCTGGCCTGGAACAGTCCGCTGGGCCTGGGCGACGTGCTTTCGGCCAACTACGCCTATTCGTTGGATCCACGGCAGAGCCAGATTGGCGCGCTGTCCTATGCGCTGCCGGTGCCGGCGGTGCCCGGGCTCGGCGGCGTGATCGGCGCCAGCCGCAGCGAACTGGAAGTGCGCAACGGTGTGTTCGCCGCGCTCGGCCTGAAGGGGCCGACCTCGGTGGTCTACGCCGGCAGCGACTGGAAGTTCGTCAACCGCGAGAACCTGCAATGGCAGGCCTCGTTGCGCTACCTGCGCGAGCAGTCGCAGCTCAGCGCGGCCGGCATCCGCCTGTCCGACCAGAAGTTCGACGTGGTCGAACTGGGCACTGCGTTGCGCCGTACCGACCTGCGCTGGCGCGGCATCGACCTGCTGCAGCTGAGCCTGCGCCAGTCGCTGAAGGACCGCTCGGCCACGCCGGACCTGGTCAGCCCGCAGCACGACAGCCATTTCACCATCGCCCGGCTCGGCTACACGCGCATGCAGTACCTCAGCCGCACCCAGCGCCTGTACCTCAAGCTCAACGGCCAGTACAGCGACAACGCACTGACCCCGATGGAGCAGTTCGCGGTCGGCGGACCGGACAGCGTGCGCGCCTACCCGGTGTCCGACGCGCTCGGCGACCGCGGCTACTACACCGCGCTGGAGTACCACGTCGATGCGCCCGGTTTCGCCGATGCCGCCTCGCCGTTCAACGGCCGGCCGTGGCGCGAGGTGCTGGAGCTGGACGTGTTCGCCGACCACGCGCGCGTCTATCCGGCCGGCGGCAACCGCGCGCTCGTCGCAGCGGTGGAGACCTTCGACGGCGTCGGTGCGGGGCTCACCCTGCGCGTGCCGCAGTTCAAGAGCTTCGAACTGCGGCTCAGCGCCGCAAAGCCGACCGGCGGGCGCGATGCGTCCGACGGCCGCGACGTCCGCTTCTATTCGCGTTTCGGCTTCACCTTCTGA
- a CDS encoding filamentous hemagglutinin N-terminal domain-containing protein → MSAIAPASIATRAARRCALRHSPLALALAVALGAVAPGNAAAQVAATQLPTGGSIAGGTGTINPASGATLTIDQTSSRMALNWSAFDIGSVATVTFNQPSTSAAVLNLVQGGNPTQIFGNVNANGQVFLINPNGIIFGSTAQFNVGGLVASTLGTTASNFMIGNDVLDAGGNMVALMSNSGTINAAAGAVDLIGGKVVNSGTINATAGNINLVGADKVTLTFESGGFGVVVDKALQLQLDSVAVENSNVLSAPGGIVTLQARAAQGLFDQLINNSGTITAAALNSGSDGSVSLVANGGGQTGIGGSGSIDVGSGAINISTDRSVQQSGIYTAGTLGGSIGGDASFSGSNHIAALASLSVDGNLSLSNAIDLTQSGALTVGGSSSFSLGSHALTLDNAGNDFGQAVGLSSGNTTIADSGALTLGTLATGNLTATSTGALNLGSGTVTGTLAATSNGGAITQSASGPLTVTGTSNLDAGIGAITLQQTANDFGGAVSLTGSGVALTDSNALTIAALILGNNSALSLNAAGTLTLPSSAIDTGNANLSLHSGNVLTTAAALSGTNVSLSGDDGITLAHDVTATGPLMLTAVDSAITQSAGALAVTGTSHVDAGSGAITLTGAGNHFGQAVSLTGGTTQITDSGALTLGTLATGNFTATSNGALNLGSGTVTGTLAAISNGGAITRSASDPLTITGTSTLDAGSGAITLQQAGNDFGGAVSLTGSGIALADANALTIAALTLGNNSALSLYAGGTLTLPGSAIDTGNANLNLHSGNVLATTAALSGADVSLSGDDGITLAHDVTATGTLALTTVDSAIAQSAGALTVSGTSGINAGSGAIALTGAGNHFGQAVSLTGGTTQITDSGALTFGTLATGNLTATSNGALNLGSGTVTGTLNATSNGGVIGQTAALTVTGNADINAGSGAIDLGQANDFQGVVRLTGADTTIADRNALTLGNLATGNLTATSNGVLNLGGGTVTGTLDAASNGGAIEQTAALTVSGNADFVAGNGAITLDQANAFQGSVGLTGGNATLTNGGALTLAASTLGGNLIVDANGAITQNGALRVDGTSSIQARGNAIGLGGTGNDFQGMVSLAGGVVTIADSNALLLGTLATGNLDASSNGALNLGSGTVTGTLTATSGGGPITQSATNGLTVTGTSDFNAGTGSITLTTTGNDFGGAVDLTGGSTTIADSNALLLGGLATGNLTAASNGALNLGSGTVTGTLTATSSGGAITQSTTTRLTVTGTSDFNAGTGSITLTTNGNDFGQAVGLTGGSTAIADSNALLLGNLATGNLTAASNGALNLGRGTVTGALTATSNGGPITQSATNGLTVTGTSDFNAGTGSITLTTTGNDFGDAVDLTGGSTTIADSNALLLGGLATGNLTAASNGALNLGRGTVTGTLTATSSGGPITQSTTTGLTVTGTSDFNAGTGSITLTTTGNDFGQAVDLTGGITTIADSNALLLGNLATGNLTAASNGALNLGRGTVTGALTATSNGGAITQSASNGLTVTGTSDLDAGAGSIALTTNGNDFVGAVDLTGNGIALADRNDLEVAALHNGNDGRVALVADGSLFLPAAAIATGSGDLSLVARTGTLRLGGALSGHDVTLGSGNALLLTDDVAASGDLQITTVNAALDQAATAALTVDGATTVNTGSGAIALTGAGNHFGGTVDLTGGATQLRDSGALRLGTLSVDSLAVTSGGALGLGQGQVRGTLQADSGNAAIGQSGALRVDGDAIVTAGSGAITLDQANRFAGTLQLNGGDTRIRSVDALSLGTSNVATLQLTSNGALRQQGALTVTGAAAIDTGNGAIALDHDGNDFQDTLSLVGGAARIRDANALALGTLALASLDVASHGALNVGDGSIAGALVADSGGNTLTQRGALQVGGSSTIDSGAAAITLDDAGNDFAGEVNLSGGATSVRDRNALTLGDVAVAGLTATSNGALSLGQGSIGGDLVARSDAAGGTTSTIATASAATPAASGGDIGQRGALTVAGATTLDAGSGAIALTDAGNDFQGLVQARGGDIAIADRNDLTVAAQAGGTLALSAAGALRTAGTLSGSSIGLSAGGDLGLGHDVTSGGALQLRSGGAIAQSAGTLRAAALSGRSGGATTLTGGNAIAALGEFGATQLSLRTLGDLRVTGPVAVAGALRLDAVGDLAIDGTVGAQSAWLQAGGNLTEGSAGRLSADTLSGSVGGSTRLGAAGAAIDNRIGTLGDFASPGGFSLSNGQSLTLSSLNGSAYTVNAGTAALYLAVLGDLLQTDTTWLYDGAGTFSASGRIGTAANPIYVLGVRNQTVAAVGLPPAYFYALAADGSLLGVDGESGINVPTSVFASRAQSSSNRTIAYVDLSAANASYRAFGLVKPGLRLPADQQPACDADDPDAQCAHE, encoded by the coding sequence ATGTCCGCCATCGCCCCCGCTTCGATCGCCACCCGTGCCGCACGCCGCTGCGCGTTGCGCCATTCGCCGCTCGCGCTGGCCTTGGCGGTCGCGCTCGGTGCCGTGGCACCCGGCAACGCGGCGGCGCAGGTGGCCGCCACCCAGTTACCAACCGGCGGCAGCATCGCCGGCGGCACCGGCACCATCAATCCGGCCAGCGGCGCGACCCTAACCATCGACCAGACCTCCAGCCGGATGGCGTTGAACTGGTCCGCGTTCGACATCGGCTCGGTGGCAACGGTGACATTCAACCAGCCGTCCACCAGCGCCGCGGTGCTCAACCTGGTACAGGGCGGCAATCCCACGCAGATCTTCGGCAACGTCAACGCCAACGGCCAGGTGTTCCTGATCAACCCCAACGGGATCATCTTCGGCAGCACCGCGCAGTTCAACGTCGGCGGACTGGTGGCCAGCACCCTGGGCACCACCGCCTCCAACTTCATGATCGGCAACGACGTGCTAGACGCCGGCGGCAACATGGTCGCGCTGATGTCCAACAGCGGCACCATCAACGCCGCCGCCGGCGCGGTCGACCTGATCGGCGGCAAGGTGGTCAACAGCGGCACCATCAACGCCACCGCCGGCAACATCAACCTGGTCGGCGCCGACAAGGTCACCCTCACCTTCGAAAGCGGCGGCTTCGGCGTCGTCGTCGACAAGGCCTTGCAACTGCAGCTGGACAGCGTGGCGGTGGAAAACAGCAACGTCCTCAGCGCGCCCGGCGGCATCGTGACGCTGCAGGCGCGCGCCGCGCAAGGCCTGTTCGACCAGTTGATCAACAACAGCGGCACCATCACCGCCGCCGCCCTCAACAGCGGCAGCGACGGCAGCGTGTCGCTGGTCGCCAACGGCGGCGGCCAGACCGGCATCGGCGGCAGCGGCAGCATCGACGTGGGTAGCGGCGCGATCAACATCAGCACCGACCGCAGCGTGCAGCAGAGCGGCATCTACACGGCTGGCACCTTGGGCGGCAGCATCGGCGGCGACGCCAGCTTCAGCGGCAGCAACCACATCGCCGCCCTCGCCAGCCTGAGCGTGGACGGCAACCTGAGCCTGTCCAACGCCATCGACCTGACGCAGTCCGGTGCGCTGACCGTGGGCGGCAGCAGCAGCTTCTCGCTGGGCAGCCATGCGCTCACCCTGGACAACGCCGGCAACGACTTCGGGCAGGCGGTCGGCCTGAGCAGCGGCAACACCACGATCGCCGACAGCGGCGCGCTGACGCTGGGCACGCTGGCCACCGGCAACCTCACCGCGACCAGCACCGGCGCCTTGAACCTCGGCAGCGGCACCGTGACCGGCACCCTGGCCGCGACCAGCAACGGCGGCGCGATCACCCAATCCGCAAGCGGTCCGCTGACGGTGACCGGTACCAGCAACCTCGATGCCGGCATTGGCGCGATCACTCTGCAACAGACAGCTAACGATTTCGGCGGCGCGGTGTCGCTGACCGGCAGCGGTGTCGCCTTGACCGACAGCAACGCCCTGACCATCGCCGCGCTGATCCTGGGCAACAACAGCGCGCTGTCGTTGAACGCAGCCGGCACACTGACGCTGCCGTCCAGCGCGATCGATACCGGCAATGCCAACCTGAGCTTGCACAGCGGTAACGTCCTGACCACGGCCGCAGCGCTGTCCGGCACCAACGTGAGCCTGAGCGGCGACGACGGTATCACCCTGGCGCACGACGTCACCGCCACCGGCCCGCTGATGCTGACCGCCGTCGACAGCGCGATCACGCAGAGCGCCGGTGCGCTCGCCGTCACGGGTACCAGCCACGTCGACGCCGGTAGCGGCGCAATCACCCTGACCGGCGCGGGCAACCATTTCGGCCAGGCGGTCAGCCTGACCGGCGGCACCACCCAGATCACCGACAGCGGCGCGCTGACGCTGGGCACGCTGGCCACCGGCAATTTCACCGCGACCAGTAACGGTGCACTCAACCTCGGCAGCGGCACGGTGACCGGTACCTTGGCCGCGATCAGCAATGGCGGCGCGATCACTCGATCCGCGAGCGACCCGCTGACGATCACCGGTACTAGCACCCTCGACGCCGGCAGCGGCGCGATCACGTTGCAGCAAGCGGGCAACGATTTCGGCGGCGCCGTGTCGCTGACCGGCAGCGGCATCGCCCTGGCCGACGCCAACGCCTTGACTATCGCCGCGCTGACCCTGGGCAACAACAGCGCGTTGTCCCTGTATGCGGGTGGCACACTGACGCTGCCGGGCAGCGCGATCGATACCGGCAATGCCAATCTGAACCTGCACAGCGGCAACGTGCTGGCCACGACCGCGGCGCTGTCCGGCGCCGACGTGAGCCTGAGCGGCGACGACGGCATCACCCTGGCGCACGACGTCACCGCGACCGGCACGCTGGCGCTGACCACCGTCGACAGTGCGATCGCACAGAGCGCCGGCGCACTCACTGTCTCCGGCACCAGCGGCATCAACGCCGGCAGCGGTGCGATCGCCTTGACCGGCGCCGGCAACCACTTCGGGCAGGCGGTGAGCCTGACCGGCGGCACCACCCAGATCACCGATAGCGGCGCACTGACCTTCGGCACGCTGGCTACCGGCAATCTCACCGCGACCAGCAATGGTGCGTTGAACCTCGGCAGCGGCACGGTGACCGGCACGTTGAACGCGACCAGCAACGGCGGCGTGATCGGTCAGACCGCCGCATTGACGGTGACCGGCAATGCCGACATCAATGCCGGCAGCGGTGCCATCGATTTGGGCCAGGCCAACGACTTCCAGGGCGTGGTACGCCTGACCGGTGCCGACACGACAATCGCCGACCGCAACGCACTGACCCTGGGCAATCTGGCCACCGGCAACCTCACCGCCACCAGCAACGGCGTCCTGAACCTGGGCGGCGGCACGGTGACCGGCACGCTGGACGCGGCCAGCAACGGCGGCGCGATCGAGCAGACCGCGGCGTTGACGGTGAGCGGCAACGCCGACTTCGTCGCCGGCAACGGCGCCATCACCCTGGACCAGGCCAACGCCTTCCAGGGCAGCGTCGGCCTGACCGGCGGCAACGCGACGCTCACCAACGGCGGGGCACTGACGCTGGCCGCCAGCACCCTCGGCGGCAACCTGATCGTCGACGCCAACGGCGCCATCACGCAGAACGGCGCGCTGCGCGTGGACGGCACCAGCAGCATCCAGGCGCGCGGCAACGCGATCGGCCTGGGCGGTACCGGCAACGACTTCCAGGGCATGGTGAGTCTGGCCGGCGGTGTAGTGACCATCGCCGACAGCAATGCACTGCTCCTGGGCACACTGGCCACCGGCAACCTCGACGCCTCCAGCAATGGGGCGTTGAACCTGGGCAGCGGCACGGTGACCGGCACCTTGACCGCGACCAGCGGCGGCGGTCCGATCACCCAGTCGGCCACCAACGGACTCACCGTCACCGGCACCAGCGACTTCAATGCCGGCACCGGCTCGATCACCCTGACCACCACCGGCAACGACTTCGGCGGCGCGGTCGACCTCACCGGCGGCAGCACCACGATTGCCGACAGCAACGCACTGCTGCTGGGTGGCCTGGCTACCGGCAACCTCACCGCCGCCAGCAATGGCGCGTTGAACCTGGGCAGCGGCACGGTGACCGGCACCTTGACCGCGACCAGCAGCGGCGGCGCTATTACCCAGTCGACCACCACCCGGCTCACCGTCACCGGGACCAGCGACTTCAATGCCGGCACCGGGTCGATCACCCTGACCACCAACGGCAACGACTTCGGCCAGGCGGTCGGCCTGACCGGCGGCAGCACCGCGATCGCCGACAGCAACGCACTGCTGCTGGGCAACCTGGCCACCGGCAACCTCACCGCCGCCAGCAATGGCGCGTTGAACCTGGGCCGCGGCACGGTAACCGGCGCCTTGACCGCGACCAGCAACGGCGGTCCGATCACCCAGTCGGCCACCAACGGACTCACCGTCACCGGCACCAGCGACTTCAATGCCGGCACCGGCTCGATCACCCTGACCACCACCGGCAACGACTTCGGCGATGCGGTCGACCTGACCGGCGGCAGCACCACGATCGCCGACAGCAACGCACTGCTCCTGGGTGGCCTGGCTACCGGCAACCTCACCGCCGCCAGCAATGGCGCCTTGAACCTGGGCCGCGGCACGGTGACTGGCACCTTGACCGCGACCAGCAGCGGCGGTCCGATCACCCAGTCGACCACCACCGGACTCACTGTCACCGGGACCAGCGACTTCAATGCCGGCACCGGGTCGATCACCCTGACCACCACCGGCAACGACTTCGGCCAGGCGGTCGACCTGACCGGCGGCATCACCACGATCGCCGACAGCAACGCTCTGCTGCTGGGCAACCTGGCCACCGGCAACCTCACCGCCGCCAGCAATGGCGCCTTGAACCTGGGCCGCGGCACGGTAACCGGCGCCTTGACCGCGACCAGCAACGGCGGCGCCATCACCCAGTCGGCCAGCAACGGACTCACCGTCACCGGGACCAGCGACCTCGATGCCGGCGCCGGATCGATCGCCCTGACCACCAACGGCAACGACTTCGTCGGCGCGGTCGACCTGACCGGCAACGGCATCGCGCTTGCCGACCGCAACGACCTGGAGGTCGCCGCGCTGCACAACGGCAACGATGGCCGCGTCGCGCTGGTCGCCGACGGCTCGCTGTTCCTGCCGGCCGCCGCGATCGCCACCGGCAGCGGCGACCTGAGCCTGGTCGCGCGCACCGGCACGCTGCGCCTGGGCGGCGCGCTGAGCGGGCATGACGTCACGTTGGGCAGCGGCAACGCCCTGCTCCTCACCGACGATGTCGCCGCCAGCGGCGACCTGCAGATCACCACCGTGAACGCCGCGCTCGACCAGGCGGCCACCGCTGCGCTGACGGTCGACGGCGCCACCACCGTGAACACCGGCAGCGGCGCGATCGCGTTGACCGGCGCCGGCAACCATTTCGGCGGCACGGTGGATCTCACCGGCGGCGCCACGCAACTGCGCGACAGCGGTGCGCTGCGCCTGGGCACCCTGTCGGTCGACAGCCTGGCGGTCACCAGCGGCGGCGCCCTCGGCCTGGGTCAGGGCCAGGTGCGCGGCACATTGCAGGCCGACAGCGGCAACGCCGCGATCGGCCAGAGCGGCGCGCTGCGCGTGGACGGCGACGCCATCGTGACCGCTGGCAGCGGCGCGATCACCCTCGACCAGGCCAACCGGTTCGCCGGCACGCTGCAGCTCAACGGCGGCGACACCCGCATCCGCAGCGTCGACGCACTAAGCCTGGGCACCTCCAACGTCGCCACGCTGCAGCTCACCAGCAATGGCGCGCTGCGCCAGCAGGGCGCGCTGACGGTGACCGGCGCTGCCGCGATCGACACCGGCAACGGCGCGATCGCGCTGGACCACGACGGCAACGACTTCCAGGACACGCTGTCGCTCGTCGGCGGCGCCGCCCGCATCCGCGACGCCAATGCGTTGGCGCTGGGTACGCTGGCGCTGGCCTCGCTGGACGTCGCCAGCCACGGCGCGCTGAACGTGGGCGACGGCAGCATCGCCGGCGCCCTGGTCGCCGACAGCGGTGGCAACACGCTGACCCAGCGCGGCGCGCTGCAGGTGGGCGGCAGCAGCACGATCGACAGCGGCGCTGCCGCGATCACGCTGGACGATGCCGGCAACGACTTCGCTGGCGAAGTGAACCTCAGCGGCGGCGCGACCAGCGTGCGCGACCGCAACGCGCTGACCCTGGGCGATGTGGCCGTCGCCGGTTTGACCGCGACCAGCAACGGCGCCTTGTCGCTGGGCCAGGGCAGCATCGGCGGCGACCTCGTCGCGCGCAGCGACGCTGCCGGCGGCACTACGTCCACCATCGCCACCGCCAGCGCCGCCACGCCCGCGGCGAGCGGCGGCGACATCGGCCAGCGCGGTGCGCTGACCGTCGCCGGCGCCACCACGCTCGATGCCGGCAGCGGTGCGATCGCGCTGACCGATGCCGGCAACGACTTCCAGGGCCTGGTGCAGGCGCGCGGCGGCGACATCGCCATCGCCGATCGCAACGATCTGACCGTGGCGGCGCAGGCCGGCGGCACGCTGGCGCTGAGCGCGGCCGGCGCGCTGCGCACGGCCGGCACGCTGAGCGGCAGCAGCATCGGCTTGAGCGCCGGTGGCGACCTGGGCCTGGGCCACGACGTGACCAGCGGTGGCGCGCTGCAGCTGCGCAGCGGCGGCGCGATCGCGCAGAGCGCCGGCACGCTGCGCGCCGCAGCGCTGAGCGGCCGTTCCGGCGGCGCCACCACCCTGACCGGCGGCAACGCGATCGCCGCGCTCGGCGAGTTCGGCGCGACCCAGCTGAGCCTGCGCACGCTCGGCGACCTGCGCGTGACCGGTCCGGTCGCGGTCGCCGGCGCGCTGCGCCTGGACGCCGTCGGCGACCTGGCGATCGACGGCACCGTCGGCGCCCAGAGCGCCTGGCTGCAGGCCGGCGGGAACCTGACCGAAGGCAGCGCCGGCCGCCTCAGCGCCGACACGCTGAGCGGCAGCGTCGGCGGCAGCACCCGGCTGGGCGCCGCCGGGGCGGCGATCGACAACCGCATCGGCACCCTGGGCGATTTCGCCTCGCCCGGCGGCTTCAGCCTGAGCAACGGCCAGAGCCTGACCCTGTCCTCGCTCAACGGCAGCGCCTACACCGTCAATGCCGGCACCGCGGCGCTGTACCTGGCGGTGCTCGGCGACCTGCTGCAGACCGACACCACCTGGCTCTACGACGGCGCCGGCACGTTCTCGGCCAGCGGCCGCATCGGCACCGCCGCCAATCCGATCTACGTGCTCGGCGTGCGCAACCAGACCGTGGCGGCGGTCGGCCTGCCGCCGGCGTACTTCTACGCGCTCGCCGCCGACGGCAGCCTGCTCGGCGTGGACGGCGAATCGGGCATCAACGTGCCGACCTCGGTGTTCGCCAGCCGCGCGCAGAGTTCGAGCAACCGCACCATCGCCTACGTCGACCTGAGCGCGGCCAACGCCAGCTACCGCGCGTTCGGCCTGGTCAAGCCGGGCCTGCGCCTGCCGGCCGACCAGCAGCCGGCGTGCGATGCGGACGACCCGGATGCGCAGTGCGCGCACGAGTGA
- the tssA gene encoding type VI secretion system protein TssA translates to MTTEHSLDALLAPIAEDAASGPDLEYDPDFLALDRAAANKAERAVGDSVIAAEEPDWDKVQTLALALFRRSHDLRVAIHLSAAWLRLRGLPGWADGLALLHALLAQRWDSVHPQLDAEDDDDPTARVNAVVALVDPLGLLGALRATAFVQSPRLGRFSLRDLRVANGSVKPANAADSVPSLTEIEACCLDCPVDALGETVAAVQRALQSAREVDALFAERIGSAAPDFKPLLGDLRDLERFLLPQWTARTGGSAEGEGDADVGQAEGGAAAPAGGGGNARIASPDDVMRRLDEICAYYASHEPSSPVPLLLRRAQRLVGRNFLDLLKELAPGGVSELQHVAGVRDEDA, encoded by the coding sequence ATGACCACCGAACACAGCCTGGACGCGCTGCTGGCACCGATCGCCGAGGACGCCGCGTCCGGCCCGGACCTGGAATACGACCCGGACTTCCTGGCGCTGGACCGCGCCGCGGCGAACAAGGCCGAGCGCGCGGTCGGCGACAGCGTGATCGCTGCCGAGGAACCGGATTGGGACAAGGTGCAGACGCTGGCGTTGGCGCTGTTCCGCCGCAGCCACGACCTGCGCGTGGCGATCCACCTGAGCGCGGCCTGGCTGCGCCTGCGCGGCCTGCCCGGCTGGGCCGACGGCCTGGCCCTGCTGCATGCGCTGCTGGCGCAGCGCTGGGACAGCGTGCACCCGCAGCTGGACGCCGAGGACGACGACGACCCGACCGCGCGGGTCAACGCCGTGGTCGCGCTGGTCGATCCGCTGGGCCTGCTCGGCGCGCTGCGCGCCACCGCGTTCGTGCAGTCGCCGCGGCTGGGCCGCTTCAGCCTGCGCGACCTGCGCGTGGCCAACGGCAGCGTGAAACCGGCCAACGCCGCCGACAGCGTGCCCTCGCTGACCGAGATCGAAGCCTGCTGCCTGGACTGCCCGGTGGACGCGCTGGGCGAGACCGTGGCCGCGGTGCAGCGCGCGCTGCAGTCGGCGCGCGAGGTGGACGCGCTGTTCGCCGAGCGCATCGGCAGCGCCGCACCGGACTTCAAGCCGCTGCTCGGCGACCTGCGCGACCTGGAGCGCTTCCTGCTGCCGCAGTGGACCGCGCGCACCGGCGGCAGCGCCGAGGGCGAGGGCGATGCGGATGTCGGACAGGCCGAGGGTGGCGCCGCGGCGCCGGCCGGCGGCGGTGGCAACGCCCGCATCGCCAGCCCCGACGACGTGATGCGCCGTCTCGACGAGATCTGCGCGTACTACGCCAGCCACGAACCCTCCAGCCCGGTGCCGCTGCTGCTGCGCCGCGCGCAGCGCCTGGTCGGGCGCAACTTCCTGGACCTGCTGAAGGAACTGGCCCCGGGCGGGGTCAGCGAACTGCAGCACGTGGCCGGCGTCCGCGACGAGGACGCCTGA
- a CDS encoding DUF2782 domain-containing protein, giving the protein MKALMLVPLLLLAGCASTGIGPDGAPVDVRGADVTQRKLDNGDTVDEYRVSGQLRMVKVTPANAPAYYLYDQNGDGHMDGNKDNVSPVYWKLYSW; this is encoded by the coding sequence ATGAAAGCCCTGATGCTGGTTCCGTTGTTGCTGCTGGCGGGCTGCGCCTCGACCGGCATCGGTCCGGACGGTGCGCCGGTCGACGTGCGCGGTGCGGACGTGACCCAGCGCAAACTGGACAACGGCGACACCGTGGACGAGTACCGGGTCTCCGGCCAGCTGCGCATGGTCAAGGTGACCCCGGCCAACGCTCCGGCCTACTACCTGTACGACCAGAACGGCGACGGGCACATGGACGGCAACAAGGACAACGTGTCGCCGGTGTACTGGAAGTTGTACAGCTGGTAA